The Hydrogenophaga crocea genome contains a region encoding:
- a CDS encoding phosphoethanolamine transferase, with protein MQIRSPLTWWRFADADRTRAPGAAAGPALFVWGIALWLATVGNLPLWQHINGLGGTLAQRAALIVGLGLVVAGGSAALLWLLAWPRVFRVAASVLLLVAGANSYFMWQYGVVMDPTMLANALNTDAREVRDLLTWQLPAALLAVAGLPLWALWRRAPLWGRAWPRVRRNALGVLGGLALTVVVALLSYQGLASLMRNHKELRYMANPLNTVYSVTRVAANRLPRQVKPLLPVGEDAVLGASYTHQARPPLLVLVVGETARAQNFGLNGYARDTTPALARWQATGALVNFSQVRSCGTNTLVSVPCLFSPLTRAEGGDQPPEHQNLLDVLQRAGLAVLWLDNQAGCKGVCDRVPHAFAGDHPVPGLCEGSECLDAALLDGLDQRIAALDPQRSARGVVVVMHQMGSHGPAYSLRAPAERKPFMPECRSATLSDCPREQLLNAYDNSIAYTDHFLDLTLQWLKGQADRGSFDTGLIYVSDHGESLGENGLYLHGVPYAFAPDQQTHVPMVAWFSNGLRERAGLSLDCLRQRAAEPVSHDNYFHSVLGLMDVRTRARLPALDALSPCARSAG; from the coding sequence ATGCAGATCCGGTCTCCGTTGACCTGGTGGCGCTTCGCCGACGCCGATCGCACCCGCGCGCCCGGCGCCGCCGCGGGCCCCGCGTTGTTTGTCTGGGGCATCGCGCTCTGGCTGGCCACCGTCGGCAACCTGCCGCTGTGGCAACACATCAACGGCCTGGGCGGCACGCTGGCACAACGTGCGGCGCTGATCGTGGGCCTGGGGCTGGTGGTGGCGGGCGGCAGCGCCGCCTTGCTGTGGTTGCTGGCCTGGCCGCGGGTGTTCCGTGTGGCCGCCAGCGTGCTGCTGCTGGTGGCGGGTGCGAACAGCTATTTCATGTGGCAGTACGGCGTGGTGATGGACCCCACCATGCTTGCCAACGCGCTCAACACCGACGCGCGCGAGGTGCGGGACCTGCTCACCTGGCAGCTGCCGGCCGCGCTGCTGGCGGTGGCCGGCCTGCCGCTGTGGGCCCTGTGGCGCCGCGCGCCTCTCTGGGGCCGGGCGTGGCCGCGCGTGCGGCGCAATGCGCTGGGCGTGCTCGGTGGCCTGGCGCTGACCGTGGTCGTGGCCCTGCTCAGCTACCAGGGCCTGGCCTCGCTGATGCGCAACCACAAAGAGCTGCGCTACATGGCGAACCCGCTCAACACCGTGTATTCGGTGACGCGCGTGGCCGCCAACCGCCTGCCGCGCCAGGTGAAGCCGCTGCTGCCGGTGGGCGAAGACGCCGTGCTCGGCGCCAGCTACACCCACCAGGCGCGCCCGCCCTTGCTGGTGCTGGTGGTCGGCGAAACCGCGCGGGCACAGAACTTCGGCCTCAACGGCTATGCGCGCGACACCACGCCCGCGCTCGCGCGCTGGCAGGCCACGGGCGCGCTCGTGAACTTCAGCCAGGTGCGTTCCTGCGGCACCAACACCCTGGTGTCGGTGCCCTGCCTGTTCTCGCCGCTCACGCGGGCCGAGGGCGGTGACCAGCCGCCCGAGCACCAGAACCTGCTCGACGTGCTGCAGCGCGCCGGCCTCGCGGTGCTCTGGCTGGACAACCAGGCCGGCTGCAAGGGCGTGTGCGACCGCGTGCCGCACGCCTTCGCCGGTGACCACCCGGTGCCGGGGCTGTGCGAAGGCAGCGAGTGCCTCGACGCCGCCCTGCTCGACGGACTCGACCAGCGCATCGCCGCGCTCGACCCGCAGCGCAGCGCGCGCGGCGTGGTGGTGGTGATGCACCAGATGGGCAGCCACGGCCCGGCCTACTCGCTGCGCGCACCCGCCGAGCGCAAGCCCTTCATGCCCGAGTGCCGCAGCGCCACGCTGTCCGACTGCCCGCGTGAGCAGTTGCTCAATGCCTACGACAACTCCATCGCCTACACCGACCACTTCCTCGACCTCACGCTGCAGTGGCTCAAGGGGCAGGCCGACCGTGGCAGCTTCGACACCGGCCTGATCTACGTGTCCGACCACGGCGAGTCGCTGGGCGAGAACGGTCTGTACCTGCACGGCGTGCCTTACGCCTTCGCGCCCGACCAGCAGACCCACGTGCCCATGGTGGCCTGGTTCTCGAACGGCTTGCGCGAACGCGCCGGCCTCTCGCTGGACTGCCTGCGCCAGCGCGCGGCCGAACCGGTGTCGCACGACAACTACTTCCACTCGGTGCTCGGTCTCATGGACGTGCGCACCCGTGCGCGCCTGCCCGCGCTCGACGCGCTGTCGCCCTGCGCGCGCAGCGCCGGCTGA
- a CDS encoding MarR family winged helix-turn-helix transcriptional regulator, producing the protein MTTPEPTSVNIDDQPGHYIRRLHQISVGIFLQELSGLGMTPVQYAALQTVSNQPGIDQRTLARSIALDTSTTGGVIDRLEQRGAMERRTAPTDRRARQLWLTAEGERLLAEAVPAMLSAQQLILAPLTERQRAEFMRLVRIVVDQNNALSRAPSETGR; encoded by the coding sequence ATGACCACTCCCGAGCCGACCAGCGTCAACATCGACGACCAGCCGGGCCACTACATCCGCCGGCTGCACCAGATCTCGGTGGGCATCTTTCTGCAGGAGCTCTCGGGCCTGGGCATGACGCCGGTGCAATACGCGGCGCTGCAGACGGTCTCCAACCAGCCCGGCATCGACCAGCGCACGCTCGCGCGCAGCATCGCGCTCGACACCTCGACCACCGGCGGCGTGATCGACCGCCTGGAGCAGCGCGGCGCCATGGAGCGGCGCACCGCGCCCACCGACCGCCGCGCGCGCCAGCTCTGGCTCACCGCCGAGGGCGAGCGCCTGCTGGCCGAGGCGGTGCCGGCCATGCTGTCGGCGCAGCAACTCATCCTCGCGCCGCTGACCGAGCGTCAGCGTGCGGAATTCATGCGGCTGGTGCGCATTGTGGTCGACCAGAACAACGCGTTGAGCCGCGCGCCCAGCGAAACCGGTCGCTGA
- a CDS encoding cupin domain-containing protein, giving the protein MNDLGRLEDLPADYVAALRERNLVPLWPSLRGVLPPQIPTRQTQPTHWAYRDIKPLLLKAGELTPIEKAERRVLVLANPGHTLEKMQASAALYLGMQLLLPGEWAPSHRHTPNAVRMVVEGEGAWTTVDGEKCPMSRGDLILTPTGRWHEHGHDGTEPVIWLDVLDLPLMYYLEVSYHLNGGRQQTLPGRGDQAYARAGLVPTPVFGRSGQRYPMLRYPWADARAALLALAADRPDAEHVQLTYTNPESGEDAENVLGFHALMLRPGQTLTLPARSPACVYHAIEGRARVSAASQAFDLAEADTCCIPGYTATTLANASASEPAFLFVADESPLHRKLGVYEVRPDNQPNMP; this is encoded by the coding sequence ATGAACGACCTCGGACGCCTCGAAGACCTGCCCGCCGACTACGTGGCCGCGCTGCGCGAGCGCAACCTCGTGCCGCTGTGGCCCAGCCTGCGCGGCGTGCTGCCGCCGCAGATCCCCACGCGCCAGACCCAGCCCACGCACTGGGCCTACCGCGACATCAAGCCGCTGCTGCTCAAGGCCGGCGAACTGACCCCGATCGAGAAGGCCGAGCGCCGCGTGCTGGTGCTCGCCAACCCCGGCCACACGCTCGAGAAGATGCAGGCCAGTGCCGCGCTGTACCTGGGCATGCAACTGCTGCTGCCCGGCGAATGGGCCCCGAGCCACCGCCACACGCCCAACGCGGTGCGCATGGTGGTCGAGGGCGAAGGCGCGTGGACCACGGTGGACGGCGAGAAGTGCCCCATGAGCCGCGGCGACCTGATCCTCACGCCCACGGGCCGCTGGCACGAGCACGGCCACGACGGCACCGAGCCCGTGATCTGGCTCGACGTGCTCGACCTGCCGCTCATGTACTACCTCGAGGTGAGCTACCACCTCAACGGCGGCCGCCAGCAAACCCTGCCCGGCCGCGGCGACCAGGCCTATGCGCGCGCGGGCCTGGTGCCCACGCCGGTCTTCGGCCGCAGCGGCCAGCGTTACCCCATGCTGCGCTACCCCTGGGCCGACGCCCGGGCCGCGCTGCTGGCGCTGGCGGCCGACCGGCCCGACGCCGAGCACGTGCAGCTCACCTACACCAACCCCGAGTCGGGCGAGGACGCCGAGAACGTGCTGGGCTTTCACGCGCTCATGCTGCGCCCGGGCCAGACGCTCACGCTGCCCGCGCGCTCGCCGGCCTGCGTGTACCACGCGATCGAAGGCCGCGCGCGCGTGAGCGCCGCGAGCCAGGCCTTCGACCTCGCCGAGGCCGACACCTGCTGCATCCCCGGCTACACCGCCACCACGCTGGCCAACGCATCGGCCAGCGAACCCGCCTTCCTCTTCGTGGCCGACGAATCGCCGCTGCACCGCAAGCTCGGCGTGTACGAAGTGCGTCCCGACAACCAACCGAACATGCCCTGA
- a CDS encoding fumarylacetoacetate hydrolase family protein codes for MPQYLFNPPPVAALPIRGESTLFPVNRLFFVGRNYHAHAVEMGKPVDKSVERPFYFTKSISTLTPSGATVAYPPETGNYHYEMELVVAIGRAGFRVKAEDAHELVYGYAAGLDMTRRDLQLVARDKGRPWDLGKDIEQGSVCSEIVPMPGRVIDSGALELRVNGAEKQRSDVNKLIWDIREIIQDLSLFYHLQAGDLIYTGTPEGVGPVVAGDVLEGSVEGVGGVSLTIAPAA; via the coding sequence ATGCCCCAGTACCTCTTCAACCCGCCCCCCGTGGCCGCCCTGCCGATCCGCGGCGAATCCACGCTGTTCCCGGTCAACCGCCTGTTCTTCGTGGGTCGCAATTACCACGCGCACGCGGTCGAGATGGGCAAGCCCGTCGACAAGTCGGTCGAGCGCCCGTTCTATTTCACCAAGTCGATCTCCACGCTCACGCCCTCGGGCGCGACCGTGGCCTACCCGCCGGAAACCGGCAACTACCACTACGAGATGGAGCTCGTGGTGGCCATCGGCCGCGCGGGCTTTCGCGTGAAGGCCGAAGACGCGCACGAGCTGGTCTATGGCTATGCCGCCGGCCTCGACATGACGCGCCGCGACCTGCAACTGGTGGCGCGCGACAAAGGCCGCCCCTGGGACCTGGGCAAAGACATCGAGCAGGGATCGGTGTGCAGCGAGATCGTGCCCATGCCCGGGCGCGTGATCGACAGCGGTGCGCTGGAGCTGCGTGTGAACGGCGCCGAGAAGCAGCGTTCGGACGTGAACAAGCTGATCTGGGACATCCGCGAGATCATCCAGGACCTCTCGCTCTTCTACCACCTGCAAGCGGGCGACCTGATCTACACCGGTACGCCCGAGGGCGTGGGCCCGGTGGTGGCGGGCGACGTGCTCGAAGGCAGCGTCGAGGGCGTGGGCGGCGTGTCGCTCACGATCGCACCCGCGGCCTGA
- a CDS encoding 3-hydroxybenzoate 6-monooxygenase, producing the protein MATHASDLPVLVAGGGIGGLAAALALVRQGFRVQVFEQAPEIGEIGAGMQLGPNAFWAFDALGVGEAARSRAVYIDEMVMTDAIDETTIGRVPTGEAFRQRFGNPYAVIHRADAHGSLLEGVQKAGDRVGFHTATRIERIEQDAGGVTVYDQRGQAYRGQALIGADGVKSVVRQQFVGDPARVTGHVVYRAVVDKDDFPEDLRWNAASLWAGPHCHLVHYPLRGGEQYNVVVTFHSREAEEWGVRDGSKEEVLSYFQGICPKARQLIELPKSWKRWATADRDPVDRWSYGRVTLLGDAAHPTTQYMAQGACMAIEDAVTLGEALRVHGGDFEKALDLYQRSRIARTARIVLSSREMGRIYHAKGVERLVRNDLWRGRSPERFYDAIEWLYGWRVETCLAPH; encoded by the coding sequence ATGGCAACTCATGCCAGCGACCTGCCGGTGCTCGTGGCCGGCGGCGGCATCGGCGGCCTCGCCGCCGCCCTGGCCCTGGTGCGGCAGGGCTTTCGGGTGCAGGTGTTCGAGCAGGCGCCCGAGATCGGCGAGATCGGCGCCGGCATGCAGCTCGGCCCCAACGCCTTCTGGGCCTTCGACGCGCTCGGCGTGGGTGAGGCGGCACGCTCGCGCGCGGTCTACATCGACGAGATGGTGATGACCGACGCGATCGACGAAACCACCATCGGCCGCGTGCCCACGGGCGAGGCCTTCCGCCAGCGCTTCGGCAACCCCTATGCGGTGATCCACCGCGCCGACGCGCACGGCTCGCTGCTCGAAGGCGTGCAGAAAGCCGGCGACCGCGTGGGCTTTCACACCGCCACGCGCATCGAACGCATCGAGCAGGACGCCGGGGGCGTGACCGTGTACGACCAGCGCGGCCAGGCCTACCGCGGCCAGGCGCTGATCGGCGCCGACGGCGTGAAGTCGGTGGTGCGCCAGCAGTTCGTGGGGGACCCCGCGCGCGTCACGGGCCACGTGGTCTACCGCGCCGTGGTCGACAAGGACGACTTCCCCGAAGACCTGCGCTGGAACGCGGCCAGCCTGTGGGCCGGCCCCCACTGCCACCTGGTGCACTACCCGCTGCGCGGCGGCGAGCAGTACAACGTGGTGGTCACCTTCCACAGCCGCGAGGCCGAGGAATGGGGCGTGCGCGACGGCAGCAAGGAAGAGGTGCTGAGCTACTTCCAGGGCATCTGCCCGAAGGCGCGCCAGCTCATCGAACTGCCCAAGAGCTGGAAGCGCTGGGCCACGGCCGACCGCGATCCCGTCGACCGCTGGAGCTACGGCCGCGTGACCCTGCTGGGCGACGCCGCCCACCCCACCACGCAGTACATGGCGCAGGGCGCCTGCATGGCGATCGAAGACGCGGTGACGCTGGGCGAGGCCTTGCGCGTGCACGGCGGCGACTTCGAGAAGGCGCTCGACCTGTACCAGCGCTCGCGCATCGCGCGCACCGCGCGCATCGTACTGAGCTCGCGCGAGATGGGCCGCATCTACCACGCCAAGGGCGTCGAACGTCTGGTGCGCAACGACCTCTGGCGCGGCCGTTCGCCCGAACGCTTCTACGATGCGATCGAATGGCTGTACGGCTGGCGTGTCGAGACCTGCCTGGCCCCGCACTGA
- a CDS encoding YbaN family protein, whose amino-acid sequence MASPDETPRALRWLLWLAGSVSLGLGLVGVVVPGLPTTPFVLLAAACYAKASPRLHRWLREHRFFGPMVRDWEAHRSLSRRTKRIAQGSMLVMVSVSAWGLRERPVLLAVVLIGAAIGAWVVARIPTRPDA is encoded by the coding sequence ATGGCGTCCCCCGATGAAACCCCGCGCGCGCTGCGCTGGCTGCTCTGGCTGGCCGGCAGCGTGTCGCTGGGCCTGGGCCTCGTGGGCGTGGTGGTGCCGGGCCTGCCCACCACCCCCTTCGTGCTGCTGGCCGCGGCCTGTTACGCCAAGGCCTCGCCGCGCCTGCACCGCTGGCTGCGCGAACACCGCTTCTTCGGCCCCATGGTGCGCGACTGGGAGGCCCACCGCAGCCTGAGCCGACGCACCAAGCGCATCGCCCAGGGCAGCATGCTCGTGATGGTGTCGGTCTCGGCCTGGGGTCTGCGCGAGCGGCCCGTGCTGCTCGCCGTGGTGCTGATCGGCGCGGCGATCGGCGCGTGGGTGGTGGCGCGCATTCCCACGCGCCCTGACGCTTAG
- a CDS encoding histidine kinase dimerization/phospho-acceptor domain-containing protein produces MSDAPAPQRLLRHYLLRWTLGVVLVIWLAVVAQAWSTASREARKFSDGQMVAVAKLWLMAEPVPASPRALEGVSGLEHEFLQDVAVVVWDAGRLVTDTHGLAGGIDPSRLPTPGFTTLELHAPQLPTHWRAFSVQTGEGTGHRRVLVLTDMRQRYELGADIATHVAEPALLVLPLMLLLLWWTVRRGLRPLDRLSQEVETLDGFAGQRLDTRHRFREFGSTVSAINGLVDTLQERAQRERAFASDVAHELRTPLAALALQARAVQHDPSPERLAQLEQESLRAGRILNQLLDLARAQRQSGQTAGAAGDDVALGELAARLIASHAQGAHESGHELSLVQPEASVVVRAQPLLLELALRNLIENALRHTPRDTQVVVQVWRNADAEGVSVSDDGRRANAVEPLPAESGGLGLGLRLVERIAEQIGARLVIDAGEAPMTTRFTLRWEAGLRQA; encoded by the coding sequence ATGAGCGACGCCCCCGCGCCGCAACGCCTGCTCCGGCACTACCTGCTGCGCTGGACGCTGGGCGTGGTGCTGGTCATCTGGCTCGCGGTGGTGGCGCAGGCCTGGTCCACCGCGTCGCGCGAGGCCCGCAAGTTTTCCGACGGCCAGATGGTGGCCGTGGCCAAGCTCTGGCTCATGGCCGAACCGGTGCCCGCGTCGCCGCGCGCGCTCGAGGGCGTGAGCGGCCTGGAGCACGAATTCCTGCAGGACGTGGCGGTGGTGGTGTGGGACGCGGGCCGGCTGGTCACCGACACCCACGGCCTGGCGGGCGGCATCGACCCGTCCCGCCTGCCCACGCCCGGCTTCACCACGCTCGAGCTGCACGCGCCCCAACTGCCCACCCACTGGCGGGCCTTTTCGGTGCAGACCGGTGAAGGGACGGGTCATCGCCGTGTGCTGGTGCTCACCGACATGCGGCAGCGCTACGAACTGGGCGCCGACATCGCCACCCACGTGGCCGAGCCGGCGCTGCTGGTGCTGCCTTTGATGCTGCTGCTGCTCTGGTGGACGGTGCGGCGCGGCTTGCGCCCCCTCGATCGGCTGTCGCAGGAGGTGGAAACGCTCGACGGCTTTGCCGGCCAGCGGCTCGACACCCGGCACCGCTTCCGCGAGTTCGGCAGCACGGTGAGCGCCATCAACGGCCTGGTCGACACGCTGCAGGAGCGCGCCCAGCGCGAGCGCGCGTTCGCGTCCGACGTGGCGCACGAGTTGCGCACGCCGCTGGCGGCGCTGGCCCTGCAGGCGCGCGCGGTGCAGCACGATCCTTCGCCCGAGCGCCTGGCCCAGCTCGAACAGGAATCCCTGCGCGCGGGCCGCATCCTCAACCAGTTGCTCGACCTCGCGCGCGCCCAGCGCCAGAGCGGGCAGACGGCCGGGGCCGCGGGCGACGACGTGGCGCTGGGCGAGCTCGCGGCGCGCCTGATTGCCTCGCACGCGCAGGGCGCGCACGAGAGCGGGCATGAACTTTCACTCGTGCAGCCCGAGGCTTCGGTGGTGGTGCGCGCGCAGCCGCTGCTGCTCGAACTGGCCTTGCGCAACCTCATCGAGAACGCGCTGCGCCACACGCCGCGCGACACGCAGGTGGTGGTGCAGGTCTGGCGCAACGCCGACGCCGAGGGCGTATCGGTGAGCGACGACGGCCGGCGCGCCAACGCCGTCGAACCGCTTCCCGCCGAATCGGGCGGCCTGGGTCTGGGCCTGCGCCTGGTGGAGCGCATCGCCGAGCAGATCGGGGCGCGCCTGGTCATCGATGCGGGGGAGGCGCCCATGACCACCCGCTTCACGCTGCGCTGGGAGGCCGGTCTAAGGCAGGCTTAA
- a CDS encoding phosphoglycerate kinase: protein MSAFIRFSDLCSSGRVKGQRVFIRADLNVPQDDAGRITEDTRIRASVPAIRMALDAGAAVMVTSHLGRPTEGQFKPEDSLAPVAERLAELLGQPVRLVADWVDGGFTVAPGEVVLLENCRLNVGEKKNSPELAKKLGALCDVFVHDAFGTAHRAEGTTYGIAETAPVACAGPLLAAEMDAIAKALANPKRPLVAIVAGSKVSTKLTILQSLAGKVDQLIVGGGIANTFMLAAGHKIGKSLAEADLVGDAKAVIEAMKARGAEVPIPTDVVVAQRFAADAPATVKKAGEVADDDLILDIGPETAAKLAAQLKAAGTIVWNGPVGVFEFAAFEGGTKAIAQAIAQSSAFSIAGGGDTLAAIAKYGIEKDVGYISTGGGAFLEVLEGKTLPAFEVLARRAQA from the coding sequence ATGTCCGCATTCATCCGCTTCTCCGACCTGTGTTCCAGTGGCCGAGTCAAAGGCCAACGCGTGTTCATCCGCGCCGACCTCAACGTGCCGCAGGACGATGCCGGCCGCATCACCGAAGACACGCGCATCCGCGCGAGCGTGCCCGCCATCCGCATGGCGCTCGACGCCGGCGCGGCCGTGATGGTCACCTCGCACCTGGGCCGCCCCACCGAAGGCCAGTTCAAGCCCGAAGACAGCCTGGCCCCCGTGGCCGAACGCCTGGCCGAGCTGCTGGGCCAGCCCGTGCGCCTGGTGGCCGACTGGGTCGACGGCGGCTTCACCGTGGCCCCGGGCGAGGTGGTGCTGCTCGAGAACTGCCGCCTGAACGTGGGCGAGAAAAAGAACAGCCCCGAGCTCGCGAAGAAGCTCGGCGCGCTGTGCGACGTGTTCGTGCACGACGCCTTCGGCACCGCGCACCGCGCCGAAGGCACCACCTACGGCATCGCCGAGACCGCGCCGGTGGCCTGTGCGGGCCCGCTGCTCGCGGCCGAGATGGACGCGATCGCCAAGGCCCTGGCCAACCCGAAGCGCCCGCTGGTGGCGATCGTGGCGGGCTCCAAGGTCAGCACCAAGCTCACCATCTTGCAAAGCCTGGCTGGCAAGGTCGACCAGCTCATCGTGGGCGGCGGCATCGCCAACACCTTCATGCTCGCGGCGGGCCACAAGATCGGCAAGAGCCTGGCCGAGGCCGACCTGGTGGGCGACGCGAAGGCCGTGATCGAGGCCATGAAGGCGCGCGGCGCCGAGGTGCCGATCCCCACCGACGTGGTGGTGGCGCAGCGTTTCGCGGCCGACGCACCGGCCACGGTGAAGAAGGCCGGCGAGGTGGCCGACGACGACCTGATCCTGGACATCGGCCCCGAAACGGCGGCGAAGCTGGCCGCGCAGCTCAAGGCCGCCGGCACCATCGTGTGGAACGGTCCGGTGGGCGTGTTCGAGTTTGCGGCCTTCGAAGGCGGCACCAAGGCCATCGCGCAGGCCATCGCGCAGAGCAGCGCCTTCAGCATCGCGGGCGGCGGCGACACGCTGGCGGCGATCGCCAAGTACGGCATCGAGAAAGACGTGGGCTACATCTCCACCGGCGGCGGCGCCTTCCTCGAGGTGCTCGAGGGCAAGACCCTGCCGGCGTTCGAGGTGCTCGCGCGCCGCGCGCAGGCCTAA
- a CDS encoding response regulator transcription factor: MRALVVEDDAGIASGLEVALKQAGYAVDLCTTRDAAWHALAVEPFDVLLLDLGLPDGEGLDLLARLRRQPAPAPGRNALPRRDMPVLIMTARDGVSDRISGLDGGADDYITKPFDANELLARLRAMLRRAGGRSNPLIEHGELVIDPAAHTVLRAGQPVSLGGKEFALLLTLMQARPQVLSKARLESALYGFGEALESNAIEVYIHHLRRKLGESLIKTVRGVGYFIPREAAEPAASHTGR, translated from the coding sequence ATGCGCGCACTCGTGGTGGAAGACGACGCTGGCATCGCCAGCGGTCTGGAAGTGGCCCTGAAACAGGCGGGTTATGCGGTCGACCTGTGCACCACGCGCGACGCCGCCTGGCACGCGCTGGCGGTGGAGCCCTTCGATGTCCTGCTGCTCGACCTTGGCCTGCCCGACGGCGAAGGCCTGGACCTGCTGGCCCGCCTGCGCCGCCAGCCCGCCCCGGCGCCCGGGCGCAACGCCTTGCCGCGCCGCGACATGCCGGTGCTCATCATGACCGCGCGTGACGGCGTGAGCGACCGCATCAGCGGCCTCGACGGCGGCGCCGACGACTACATCACCAAGCCCTTCGACGCCAACGAGCTGCTGGCCCGGCTGCGCGCCATGCTGCGCCGCGCCGGGGGGCGCAGCAACCCGCTGATCGAGCACGGCGAGCTCGTGATCGATCCCGCCGCCCACACCGTGCTGCGCGCGGGCCAGCCCGTGTCGCTCGGCGGCAAGGAGTTCGCGCTGCTGCTCACGCTCATGCAGGCGCGTCCGCAGGTGCTGTCCAAGGCGCGCCTCGAATCGGCGCTCTACGGCTTCGGCGAGGCCCTGGAAAGCAACGCGATCGAGGTCTACATCCACCACCTGCGCCGCAAGCTCGGCGAGTCGCTGATCAAGACGGTGCGCGGCGTGGGCTACTTCATCCCTCGCGAAGCGGCAGAGCCGGCCGCGTCCCACACAGGCCGATGA